In the genome of Rhodamnia argentea isolate NSW1041297 chromosome 3, ASM2092103v1, whole genome shotgun sequence, one region contains:
- the LOC115754049 gene encoding BOI-related E3 ubiquitin-protein ligase 1, translating to MAVEARHVNPFHTQMIANRDFIAMKNGADFYASQAEDFIPLAATATPDPILPPSCLQQPRMVPEIFTVKPSLKTDSGLTSNYNAAAVPVQVNHHKRSRDAFGDLLQVNHNPQKMSKASPFLGQEAAFEIQRHQSEIDRLISQHTERLRLELEERVKQQSKVLLSSIHDSVVRKLKEKDDEIQKMGKMNWLLQEKVKSLAMENQIWRGLAQTNEAAANSLRSNLELALARGCGDDDGAESCCGSNDPGAAVAAGADGGASDAESRRGRRWCRACGERESSVLLLPCRHLCLCAACGPSHHDCPACGSAVTASVHVNLSASS from the exons ATGGCGGTGGAAGCGCGGCATGTCAATCCTTTTCATACCCAGATGATCGCGAACAG GGATTTTATCGCGATGAAGAACGGTGCCGATTTCTACGCCAGCCAAGCGGAGGATTTCATCCCTCTGGCGGCAACGGCAACGCCGGACCCGATCTTGCCGCCGTCCTGCCTCCAGCAACCTCGCATGGTCCCCGAGATCTTCACCGTGAAACCCTCCCTGAAAACCGACAGCGGATTAACCAGCAACTACAACGCGGCCGCCGTCCCTGTTCAAGTGAACCACCACAAGCGGTCCAGAGACGCGTTCGGCGATCTCCTCCAAGTGAATCATAATCCTCAGAAGATGAGCAAGGCATCCCCGTTTCTGGGGCAAGAGGCCGCGTTCGAGATCCAACGGCATCAATCGGAGATCGACCGTTTGATTTCCCAACAT ACAGAGAGGTTGAGGTTGGAACTCGAAGAAAGAGTGAAGCAGCAATCGAAAGTGCTGCTCTCATCCATCCACGACTCGGTCGTTAGAAAACTCAAGGAAAAAGACGACGAAATCCAGAAGATGGGGAAGATGAATTGGCTGCTCCAAGAAAAGGTGAAGTCCCTGGCGATGGAGAACCAGATCTGGCGGGGCCTCGCCCAGACCAACGAGGCCGCCGCCAACTCCCTCCGCTCCAACCTCGAGCTCGCCCTCGCCCGCGGCTGCGGGGACGACGACGGCGCGGAGTCCTGCTGCGGGAGCAACGACCCCGGGGCGGCAGTGGCGGCGGGAGCCGACGGCGGCGCCTCGGATGCGGAATCGCGGAGGGGGCGGCGTTGGTGCAGGGCGTGCGGGGAGAGGGAGTCGTCGGTGCTGCTGCTGCCGTGCAGGCACCTGTGCCTGTGCGCGGCGTGCGGGCCCAGCCACCACGACTGCCCGGCGTGCGGCTCGGCGGTCACGGCGAGCGTGCACGTGAACCTGTCGGCGTCGTCGTAA
- the LOC125314116 gene encoding probable BOI-related E3 ubiquitin-protein ligase 3, with product MAWLKQRSFGPNNQIWPAAAGTTTRSPAAASGGGSGGGGGGRAGRGVGDGAAAVRAAVPVRGVRAEPPGLPGVRFGGHGERARESVIRKPRNRSDSEITRHKMSLASPFLGHDVAFEIQRHQLEIDRLISQHTQMLMLEVEVRVKQQYEALLLSIHDSVARKLKEKDTEIRKIWKSNLLLQEKVKFLAAENQIWRGLAQTNEAAANSLRSDLEHALARGGGGVDDAESCCGSNDPGRAGADCGDAAAESGRGWRWCGAFGQRESRVVLLPCRHLCLCVACGPSHRDCPACGSGVTASVHANLSSSSSSS from the exons ATGGCGTGGCTAAAACAACGTAGTTTTGGCCCAAAT AACCAGATCTGGCCCGCAGCGGCGGGGACGACGACGCGTAGTCCTGCTGCGGCGTCTGGCggaggcagcggcggcggcggcggagggcgTGCGGGGAGAGGGGTCGGGGATGGTGCTGCTGCCGTCCGGGCTGCTGTGCCTGTGCGCGGCGTAAGAGCCGAGCCGCCAGGACTGCCCGGCGTGCGGTTCGGCGGTCATGGCGAGCGTGCCCGTGAGTCGGTCATC cgaAAGCCAAGAAACAGAAGCGACTCTGAGATTACTCGTCACAAGATGAGCCTGGCGTCGCCGTTTCTGGGGCACGATGTCGCGTTCGAGATCCAACGGCACCAATTGGAGATCGACCGTTTGATTTCCCAACAT ACACAGATGTTGATGTTGGAAGTAGAAGTGAGAGTGAAGCAGCAATACGAAGCGCTGCTCTTGTCGATCCACGACTCGGTCGCCAGAAaactcaaggaaaaagacacaGAAATCCGGAAAATCTGGAAATCGAATTTGCTGCTCCAAGAAAAAGTGAAGTTCCTGGCGGCGGAGAACCAGATCTGGCGGGGCCTCGCCCAGACCAACGAGGCCGCCGCCAACTCCCTCCGCTCCGACCTCGAGCACGCCCTCgcccgcggcggcggcggggtcGACGACGCGGAGTCCTGCTGCGGGAGCAACGATCCCGGGAGGGCGGGAGCGGACTGCGGCGATGCGGCGGCGGAATCGGGGAGGGGGTGGCGGTGGTGCGGGGCGTTCGGGCAGAGGGAGTCGCGGGTGGTGCTGCTGCCGTGCAGGCACCTGTGCCTGTGCGTGGCGTGCGGGCCCAGCCACCGCGACTGTCCGGCGTGCGGCTCCGGGGTCACGGCGAGCGTGCACGCGAAtctgtcgtcgtcgtcgtcgtcgtcgtaa